Proteins from a single region of Mus pahari chromosome 2, PAHARI_EIJ_v1.1, whole genome shotgun sequence:
- the LOC110316352 gene encoding lithostathine-2 — protein sequence MAQNNVHLILFLCLMSYSQGQVVGEDLPLAEKDLPSAKINCPEGANAYSSYCYYLIEDRLTWGEADLFCQNMNAGHLVSILSQAESNFVASLVKESGTTASNVWIGLHDPKSNRRWHWSSGSLFLFKSWATGAPSTANRGYCVSLTSNTAYKKWKDENCEAQYSFVCKFKA from the exons ATGGCTCAGAACAATGTACACCTTATCCTGTTCTTATGCCTGATGTCATACAGCCAAG gCCAGGTAGTTGGAGAAGACTTGCCCTTGGCTGAAAAAGACCTTCCTTCTGCCAAAATCAACTGCCCAGAGGGTGCCAATGCCTATAGTTCCTACTGTTATTACTTAATTGAAGACCGTTTGACCTGGGGGGAGGCTGAT CTCTTTTGCCAGAACATGAATGCAGGCCACCTGGTGTCAATACTCAGCCAGGCTGAGAGCAACTTTGTGGCCTCGCTGGTTAAGGAGAGTGGTACTACAGCTAGCAATGTCTGGATTGGACTTCATGACCCTAAAAGT AACCGTCGTTGGCACTGGAGCAGTGGCTCCCTATTTCTCTTCAAGTCATGGGCCACTGGAGCTCCAAGCACTGCCAACCGTGGTTATTGTGTATCACTGACTTCAAACACAG CATACAAAAAATGGAAGGATGAAAACTGTGAGGCACAGTACTCCTTTGTCTGCAAGTTCAAAGCCTAA